One genomic window of Geoanaerobacter pelophilus includes the following:
- a CDS encoding sensor histidine kinase, with the protein MSVKIMLMFLAAAIGGIVALWVATTHVVGENQWLVALIAGLVLSFSAFIAIILHYQSVLVEAKENLDEAHLSVEGLITQKDQFIRRLGHDLNTPLTPLVALLPMILTKSGDEKQQQWIKACIANVQHIRELVANSMQLAKRFKPTRLRLNLDCFSLAPAVDDFLSLMDTEIENHDLRVVNLIPQDLTIHSDRSEIQEVFSQLVQNVVQFAPRGSRLIIDAEASGDEVCVSLHDEGIGLSDEERLQIFDEFYKADPSRHELRSSGLGLSICRQIIVNHGGRIWAESPGKGLGTTIKFTLSSGGNHDSRQELSSKSDDCGRRTLYPRNSPGNSHLPRDRPPVCRKRR; encoded by the coding sequence ATGTCGGTTAAAATAATGCTGATGTTTCTGGCAGCCGCCATCGGGGGCATTGTTGCCCTTTGGGTCGCCACCACCCATGTTGTCGGTGAGAACCAGTGGCTCGTCGCCCTTATTGCCGGGTTGGTGCTCTCCTTCAGCGCCTTTATTGCCATCATTCTCCATTATCAGTCGGTCTTGGTTGAGGCCAAGGAGAATCTGGATGAAGCACATCTGTCGGTCGAAGGTCTTATCACGCAGAAAGATCAGTTCATTCGTCGCCTTGGTCACGACCTTAATACTCCATTAACGCCGCTTGTGGCGCTGCTTCCCATGATCCTTACCAAGTCTGGCGATGAAAAGCAGCAGCAATGGATAAAGGCCTGTATCGCCAATGTGCAGCATATCCGCGAACTGGTTGCAAACTCCATGCAGCTGGCGAAGCGGTTCAAGCCGACCAGGCTCAGGTTAAACCTCGACTGTTTTTCTCTGGCCCCGGCAGTGGATGATTTCCTCTCTCTCATGGATACCGAGATCGAAAACCACGACCTGAGGGTGGTAAACCTCATTCCGCAAGACCTTACGATCCATTCGGACCGCTCGGAGATCCAGGAGGTTTTCTCCCAGCTCGTGCAGAACGTGGTGCAGTTCGCTCCCCGCGGATCCAGGCTGATCATCGATGCAGAAGCTTCAGGGGATGAGGTGTGCGTCTCTTTGCATGATGAGGGGATCGGCCTTTCCGATGAAGAACGGCTACAGATATTCGATGAATTTTACAAGGCAGACCCTTCGCGGCATGAGTTGCGTTCATCGGGTCTCGGTCTTTCCATCTGCCGCCAGATCATTGTCAACCATGGCGGGCGGATCTGGGCCGAGAGTCCGGGTAAAGGGTTGGGGACCACGATAAAGTTTACGCTCAGTTCCGGAGGTAATCATGACAGCAGACAAGAGCTTTCCAGCAAAAGTGATGATTGTGGACGACGAACCTTATATCCGCGAAACAGTCCAGGAAATTCTCACCTTCCACGGGATCGGCCTCCTGTCTGCCGCAAGCGGCGATGA
- the pstS gene encoding phosphate ABC transporter substrate-binding protein PstS — MFKKIAAIVAAGLLSLASLASAETLINGAGATFPYPLYSKWFNEYAKIDKSVKFNYQSIGSGGGIKQITAQTVDFGASDKFLSDSELQGAPGKLIHIPTVMGAVVVTYNLPGVPTGVKLSSEDVADIFLGKITKWNDPKITNDNPGIKIPDKPIVVVHRSDGSGTTSIFTDYLTSVNQEWAKKVGKGPSVKWPVGLGGKGNEGVAGQIKNTQFSIGYVELAYAVENKLPYAFLKNKEGKFAEPTIKSISAAAAGAAKNMPADYRISLVNQPGKDTYPVVGFTWLLVYEQQKDKVKGQKLVEFLNWSLHKGQKLAAPLLYAPLPENVVKMVDKTIKTIKY; from the coding sequence ATGTTCAAAAAGATTGCTGCCATTGTTGCTGCCGGCCTGCTGTCACTGGCAAGCCTCGCCTCTGCCGAAACCCTGATCAACGGTGCCGGAGCGACCTTCCCTTACCCGCTCTACTCCAAGTGGTTCAACGAATACGCCAAGATCGACAAAAGCGTCAAATTCAACTACCAGTCCATCGGCTCTGGCGGCGGGATCAAGCAGATCACGGCCCAGACTGTTGACTTCGGCGCCAGCGACAAATTCCTGTCCGACAGTGAGCTCCAAGGCGCACCGGGCAAGCTGATCCACATTCCCACGGTTATGGGCGCAGTGGTCGTCACCTACAACCTTCCGGGTGTCCCGACCGGAGTTAAGCTTTCCTCAGAGGACGTGGCTGACATCTTCCTCGGCAAGATCACCAAATGGAATGACCCGAAGATCACCAACGACAACCCCGGCATCAAGATACCGGACAAGCCGATCGTGGTTGTGCACCGCTCTGACGGCAGCGGCACCACCAGCATCTTCACCGATTACCTGACCAGCGTGAACCAGGAGTGGGCCAAGAAAGTGGGCAAGGGACCGTCGGTAAAATGGCCGGTCGGGCTTGGCGGCAAGGGTAACGAAGGTGTTGCCGGCCAGATAAAGAATACCCAGTTCTCCATCGGCTACGTCGAACTGGCCTATGCTGTCGAGAACAAGCTCCCGTACGCCTTCCTCAAGAACAAGGAAGGGAAGTTCGCCGAACCGACCATCAAGTCGATCAGTGCCGCAGCAGCAGGCGCCGCCAAGAACATGCCGGCCGACTATCGTATCTCCCTGGTCAACCAGCCAGGCAAGGACACCTACCCTGTAGTCGGCTTCACCTGGCTGCTGGTTTACGAGCAGCAGAAGGACAAGGTCAAAGGCCAGAAGCTGGTCGAATTCCTCAACTGGAGCCTGCACAAGGGACAGAAGCTGGCAGCCCCGCTTCTCTATGCGCCGCTTCCGGAAAACGTGGTCAAGATGGTGGATAAAACCATCAAAACCATCAAATACTGA
- the pstC gene encoding phosphate ABC transporter permease subunit PstC: MEITKTMTSAVNTEATQSKTPVIISGNNAWGDRLFRWITLGFSASILLILLLMAFEMIKESLPAIRKFGWGFTIGKDWDPVQEQFGALPFLYGSVVSSILAILLATPLSVGTALFITDIAPKKFGGAVSSLVELLAAIPSVIYGLWGVLVMAPWLQKTVQPFLIDHFGFIPLFQGAPYGVSMLAAVFILMIMIVPIITSITKEVLTAVPTAQKEAAYALGATRWEMLRIALLPYARSGILGAVILGLGRAIGETMAVTMVIGNTPQIALSLLAPGYTMPSVIANEFAETTSKFHSSVLMEIGLILLVVTLVINVMARLLIWSVTRGSAGRNA; this comes from the coding sequence ATGGAGATTACGAAAACCATGACCTCCGCCGTAAACACCGAAGCAACGCAAAGCAAGACACCGGTCATAATCTCAGGCAATAACGCCTGGGGTGACCGGTTGTTCCGCTGGATTACCCTCGGCTTCAGCGCCAGCATCCTGTTGATTCTGCTGCTTATGGCCTTTGAAATGATCAAGGAGAGCCTGCCGGCGATACGAAAGTTCGGTTGGGGATTCACCATCGGCAAGGATTGGGACCCTGTCCAGGAGCAGTTCGGCGCCCTGCCGTTCCTCTACGGTTCCGTGGTCTCCTCGATCCTGGCCATACTCCTGGCCACTCCGCTTTCTGTCGGCACGGCTCTGTTCATCACCGACATCGCCCCCAAGAAATTTGGTGGGGCGGTTTCATCGCTGGTTGAACTGCTGGCCGCGATCCCGAGCGTCATCTATGGCCTCTGGGGGGTGCTGGTCATGGCGCCATGGCTGCAGAAAACGGTGCAGCCGTTCCTCATCGATCATTTCGGCTTCATCCCGCTGTTCCAGGGAGCCCCATATGGGGTCAGCATGCTGGCAGCGGTCTTCATCCTGATGATCATGATCGTGCCGATCATCACCTCCATCACCAAAGAGGTCCTCACCGCCGTACCGACTGCCCAGAAAGAGGCGGCCTACGCCCTTGGGGCAACCCGCTGGGAGATGTTGCGCATCGCCCTGCTGCCCTACGCCCGCTCCGGCATCCTGGGAGCGGTCATTCTCGGCCTGGGTCGGGCCATCGGCGAGACCATGGCCGTGACCATGGTCATCGGCAATACCCCGCAGATAGCGCTGTCGCTCCTCGCACCCGGCTACACCATGCCGAGCGTCATTGCCAACGAGTTTGCCGAAACCACCTCCAAGTTTCACTCCTCGGTGTTGATGGAGATCGGCCTGATCCTGCTGGTAGTTACCCTGGTGATCAACGTCATGGCCCGTCTGTTGATCTGGAGCGTCACCAGGGGTAGTGCAGGGAGAAATGCATGA
- the pstA gene encoding phosphate ABC transporter permease PstA: protein MKRTPSIRRIKNSLMTLLMVAATIAVLAPLGIIFIHILRMGASSISLDFFTQIPKPTGETGGGMANGLAGSAIMIAMASLIGLPVGVLGAVYLTEFGNNRLAHAIRFSADVLAGVPSIITGMVAYTLLVVPMKGFSALAGAIALALIMIPIVLRTTEEQLKLVPGTLREASLALGVPLWRTALQVTLASARTGIITGILLAIARIAGETAPLLFTALGNQFWSRKLTEPMAAIPLQIFNFAIAPYEDWHKLAWAGALVLVVIMFTLSLAARYFGRQKRYS from the coding sequence ATGAAACGGACACCTTCGATCCGCCGGATCAAGAATAGCCTGATGACCCTGCTGATGGTGGCAGCCACCATCGCAGTTCTGGCGCCACTGGGGATCATCTTTATCCATATCCTGCGAATGGGGGCATCATCCATATCGCTCGACTTCTTCACCCAGATCCCCAAACCTACCGGTGAGACCGGCGGCGGCATGGCCAACGGCCTGGCCGGATCGGCAATCATGATCGCCATGGCATCGCTGATCGGGCTGCCAGTCGGGGTTCTCGGTGCGGTATATCTCACCGAATTCGGCAACAACCGTCTTGCCCATGCGATCCGGTTCTCGGCGGACGTGCTTGCCGGAGTTCCGTCGATCATCACCGGTATGGTGGCCTACACCCTGCTGGTAGTGCCGATGAAAGGGTTTTCCGCCCTGGCCGGCGCTATTGCGCTGGCGCTGATCATGATCCCGATTGTACTCAGGACCACCGAAGAGCAGCTCAAGCTGGTGCCGGGCACCCTGCGCGAGGCCTCGCTGGCCCTGGGAGTACCGCTGTGGCGCACGGCCCTTCAGGTAACCCTGGCCAGTGCCCGAACCGGTATCATCACCGGCATTCTCCTGGCCATTGCCCGCATTGCCGGCGAGACCGCGCCGCTGCTGTTCACGGCGCTCGGCAACCAGTTCTGGAGCAGGAAACTGACGGAACCGATGGCGGCAATACCGCTGCAGATCTTCAACTTCGCCATAGCACCCTATGAGGACTGGCATAAGCTCGCCTGGGCCGGAGCCCTGGTACTGGTGGTAATAATGTTCACTTTGAGCCTGGCAGCTCGATATTTCGGCAGGCAGAAAAGGTATTCGTAA
- the phoU gene encoding phosphate signaling complex protein PhoU, giving the protein MEREHYSRQFDTELNEIREKLLEMGGKVELMINDALKALVDRNSALAEKVIAFDHQINRLEMEIDERCLEVLARRQPAARDLRFITLAMKIVTDLERIGDQCRNIGKRSIELNELPPLKPYIDLPRMALHASIMVKEALNAFVAGDDQLALKVCRDDQFVDDLNEQIQRELLTFMMADPTAIARAMKINHVAKCVERIADHATNVAEMVIFMIKGKDIRHTAL; this is encoded by the coding sequence ATGGAAAGAGAACACTACAGCCGCCAATTCGATACCGAACTGAATGAGATCCGCGAAAAGCTCCTGGAGATGGGGGGCAAGGTGGAACTGATGATCAACGACGCCCTGAAGGCGCTGGTGGACCGGAATTCCGCGCTGGCTGAGAAGGTCATCGCCTTTGACCACCAGATAAACCGGCTGGAGATGGAGATCGACGAGCGCTGCCTGGAGGTGCTGGCCCGGCGCCAGCCCGCGGCCCGCGACCTGAGGTTCATTACCCTGGCGATGAAGATCGTGACCGACCTGGAGCGAATCGGCGACCAGTGCCGCAACATCGGCAAACGCTCCATTGAGCTAAACGAGCTTCCGCCGCTCAAACCATATATCGACCTGCCGCGCATGGCCCTGCACGCCAGCATCATGGTCAAGGAAGCGCTCAACGCCTTTGTTGCCGGCGATGACCAGCTGGCGCTCAAGGTCTGCCGCGACGACCAGTTTGTCGATGACCTGAACGAGCAGATCCAGCGGGAACTGCTGACCTTCATGATGGCCGATCCAACCGCGATCGCCCGGGCGATGAAGATCAACCATGTGGCAAAATGCGTGGAGCGGATCGCCGATCATGCCACCAATGTGGCGGAGATGGTGATCTTCATGATCAAGGGGAAGGATATCCGGCACACCGCGCTGTAA
- the pstB gene encoding phosphate ABC transporter ATP-binding protein PstB, whose translation MQTKVTLENLNVHFGSNHAVKDVSLDFPENSVTAIIGPSGCGKSTVLRSLNRMHDLVPSARVTGRIMLDNADIYDRSVDPVAVRRRIGMVFQKPNPFPAMSIHDNVVAGYKLTGGLKRSDADDIVESCLKRVALWDEVKDRLKTSAMDLSGGQQQRLCIARTIAVQPEVILMDEPCSALDPIATLKIEELIEELKEQYTVIIVTHNMQQAARVSDSTAFFYMGELIEFGLTKKIFTTPEKRQTEDYITGRFG comes from the coding sequence ATGCAAACAAAAGTGACCCTTGAAAACCTGAACGTCCATTTCGGCAGCAATCACGCAGTAAAGGACGTCTCTCTCGACTTCCCGGAAAACAGCGTGACCGCCATCATCGGCCCATCCGGGTGCGGCAAGTCAACCGTGCTCCGCAGCCTCAACCGGATGCATGACCTGGTCCCTTCGGCCCGGGTCACCGGTCGGATCATGCTCGACAATGCCGACATCTACGATCGCAGCGTGGACCCGGTGGCAGTGCGCAGGCGGATCGGCATGGTCTTCCAGAAGCCGAACCCGTTCCCGGCAATGTCGATCCATGACAACGTCGTCGCCGGCTACAAACTGACCGGCGGCTTGAAACGGTCTGATGCGGATGATATTGTTGAATCCTGTCTGAAGCGGGTGGCACTCTGGGATGAAGTCAAGGACCGCCTGAAGACCAGCGCCATGGACCTCTCCGGCGGCCAGCAGCAGCGGCTCTGTATCGCCAGAACTATCGCCGTGCAGCCGGAAGTGATCCTGATGGACGAGCCCTGCTCGGCCCTCGACCCGATCGCCACCCTCAAGATCGAGGAGTTGATCGAGGAACTGAAAGAGCAGTACACCGTCATCATCGTCACCCACAACATGCAGCAGGCCGCACGGGTGTCGGACAGCACCGCCTTTTTCTACATGGGGGAGCTGATCGAATTCGGGCTTACCAAGAAGATCTTCACTACGCCGGAGAAACGGCAGACCGAAGACTACATAACTGGAAGATTCGGGTAA
- a CDS encoding B12-binding domain-containing radical SAM protein: protein MKVLFVHPHGSNWLGSGPDITTIFNVMPPLGIMSIAAYLEQRGVSAEIIDCYATPLPQSELVKEIIRRRPDVVGFSCTTSSFLEGYDIASQVKESAPEITTVFGGAHACSAGASLLDGFPAIDYLVIGEGEQTFYELVTASGRDIATIPGCAARINGKGVLSAERELIADLDSLPFPAYHLLPEFPKRYFLPLFSYPKAPNTSIISSRGCPYQCSYCDRSVFNRGFRFNSPEYIVEHMALLNRDYGIRHVFFYDDLFTTDRKRVAEFCALKEKRGLQVGYNCIARLEHVDAELLQLLKRSGCWQVNFGIESGDPEVIKKHRKYYGLDEVQRKLQLVKDTGMRVKGLFMVGLPGETEESIRRTIDYALALPLDEINVTMFTPFPGAPVYATIRDHGEFNEEWPLMNCVNPVFIPHGMTKDQLQLLYDEFIRRFYRRHRIHWGYTTMLWKSPHSIISFLKNLPAIIKLEREKKW from the coding sequence GTGAAGGTCCTCTTCGTTCACCCCCACGGCAGCAACTGGCTGGGGTCAGGCCCTGATATCACCACCATCTTCAATGTCATGCCCCCCCTGGGGATCATGAGCATTGCCGCCTACCTGGAGCAGCGCGGCGTCTCGGCCGAAATCATCGACTGCTACGCTACGCCGCTGCCGCAAAGCGAACTGGTAAAGGAGATCATCCGGCGCCGGCCCGACGTGGTCGGTTTTTCCTGCACCACCTCCTCCTTTCTCGAAGGATACGATATCGCCAGCCAGGTCAAGGAGTCAGCGCCAGAGATTACCACGGTCTTTGGTGGCGCCCATGCCTGTTCTGCCGGGGCAAGCCTGCTCGACGGCTTTCCGGCCATCGATTACCTGGTGATCGGCGAAGGGGAGCAGACCTTTTACGAACTAGTGACCGCCAGTGGACGCGACATCGCGACCATCCCCGGCTGCGCGGCGCGGATCAATGGCAAAGGAGTGCTGTCTGCCGAGCGGGAGTTGATCGCCGACCTCGACTCGCTCCCGTTCCCGGCCTATCACCTGCTGCCGGAATTCCCTAAGCGCTACTTCCTGCCACTATTCAGCTACCCGAAGGCGCCCAACACCAGCATCATCTCCAGCCGCGGCTGCCCCTACCAGTGCTCCTACTGCGACCGCTCGGTATTCAACCGCGGTTTCCGCTTCAACTCTCCCGAATACATCGTCGAGCACATGGCGCTCTTGAACCGCGACTACGGCATCCGCCACGTCTTTTTCTACGACGACCTGTTCACTACTGACCGCAAGCGGGTAGCCGAGTTCTGTGCACTGAAGGAGAAACGGGGGCTGCAGGTCGGTTATAACTGTATCGCCCGGCTGGAGCATGTTGACGCCGAACTGCTGCAGCTGTTGAAGCGCTCCGGCTGCTGGCAGGTGAATTTCGGTATCGAATCAGGCGATCCGGAGGTGATCAAGAAGCATCGCAAGTACTACGGTCTGGACGAGGTGCAGCGGAAACTGCAGTTGGTGAAGGATACCGGCATGCGGGTCAAGGGGTTGTTTATGGTCGGCCTGCCCGGCGAAACCGAGGAGTCGATCCGCCGCACCATCGACTATGCCTTGGCGCTGCCGCTGGACGAGATCAATGTTACCATGTTCACCCCGTTTCCCGGCGCGCCGGTCTACGCCACCATCCGTGACCATGGTGAATTCAACGAGGAATGGCCGCTGATGAACTGCGTCAACCCGGTCTTCATCCCTCACGGCATGACCAAGGACCAGCTGCAACTGCTCTACGACGAGTTTATCCGCCGTTTCTACCGCCGGCACCGCATTCACTGGGGGTATACCACCATGCTCTGGAAATCCCCCCACAGCATCATATCGTTCCTGAAGAACCTGCCGGCCATCATAAAACTGGAGCGGGAAAAGAAATGGTAA
- a CDS encoding response regulator transcription factor, whose product MIVDDEPYIRETVQEILTFHGIGLLSAASGDECLQYLREGFRGVILLDIMMPGKNGWETIREIAAAGLQSGNIIAMLTALDTPDDQMDGLQELVMDYITKPFEPSEFVASLRSYLSCLEQMEHEVQ is encoded by the coding sequence ATGATTGTGGACGACGAACCTTATATCCGCGAAACAGTCCAGGAAATTCTCACCTTCCACGGGATCGGCCTCCTGTCTGCCGCAAGCGGCGATGAATGCCTACAGTACCTGCGTGAGGGGTTCAGGGGGGTGATTCTCCTGGATATCATGATGCCCGGGAAAAACGGCTGGGAAACCATCCGGGAGATAGCTGCGGCTGGCCTTCAGTCAGGCAATATCATTGCCATGCTGACCGCCCTTGATACGCCGGATGACCAAATGGACGGGCTCCAGGAACTGGTAATGGATTACATCACCAAACCGTTCGAGCCCTCAGAGTTCGTGGCGTCCCTGCGTTCTTACCTGTCTTGTCTTGAGCAGATGGAGCATGAGGTCCAATAG
- a CDS encoding CheB methylesterase domain-containing protein has translation MALTNLIVIGSSTGGLKVLEVLFPKLPVLNAAVVIVQHITPLVDKSFVTSLQRVSAMPVALAKEGDLLQSGKVLLAPGGVHLYFVNNQSIHLAAGERVNSVCPSIDVSMLSLCPGKGGKMVGVILTGMGRDGADGIAHMKKCGSVTIAQDQKTSVIYGMPKAAAETGAVDFVLPTERIAAKLKEICG, from the coding sequence ATGGCACTCACCAATCTCATCGTCATCGGCTCTTCTACCGGCGGTCTCAAGGTCCTGGAGGTACTCTTCCCCAAGCTTCCGGTCCTGAACGCCGCGGTTGTCATAGTGCAGCACATTACGCCGCTGGTTGACAAGTCGTTCGTCACCTCTCTGCAAAGGGTTTCGGCCATGCCGGTCGCCCTGGCAAAGGAGGGCGATCTCCTCCAAAGCGGCAAGGTCCTGCTGGCCCCGGGAGGGGTGCACCTGTATTTTGTCAATAACCAGAGCATCCACCTGGCGGCAGGGGAACGGGTCAACTCCGTATGCCCATCAATCGATGTGAGCATGCTCAGTCTCTGCCCTGGGAAAGGCGGCAAAATGGTTGGCGTGATCCTTACCGGCATGGGGCGTGACGGTGCCGACGGCATTGCGCACATGAAAAAATGCGGTAGCGTCACCATTGCCCAGGACCAGAAAACCAGCGTGATTTATGGCATGCCCAAGGCAGCGGCGGAAACCGGCGCCGTCGATTTTGTCCTGCCGACCGAGCGGATCGCGGCCAAATTGAAAGAGATTTGTGGATAA
- a CDS encoding ATP-binding protein: MTESPFHKLKRKILAGVATIVLAVASISAWNFTDEYRHTIETAKRMTAGYAKALAEHAESALAESDLVLKGIIRETASDGPLAAMDQKRLFDVITHYSEGAPQIGMVFLVNRNGLLFMNSNAFPPKQVDVADREYFRHFSAHPETDLYISDPLFSRLTSQWRFNLMRPIRGKGNNIDSLVSVGFNTDYFKNFFPQESMGKEGRILLVKDDGTPIVNEPGGEAEYKFNFAKTPLFVKHLPQAPAGTYFLKAGIIHPEPRIVSYHRLKRFPVIAVVSIAKNEVLSAWYRRTVSTVLLLAALSAAAIFLVRMLFKHLDRLHLSQTTISDQQQQLKTRLTLLENIATGVELPTILDQVVLMVEAEYPGSLCSILLADEAGERLRHGAAPSLPDFYNKAVDGLPIGPRIGSCGTAAYTRKRVVVEKIEGHPYWKGFAPAGEAGLKSCWSEPIISSAHELLGTFAIYHREEKSPDDKALHLIESAAHLAAIAIGRVRQEEARQKLESKLLHMQKIEAVGQLAGGIAHDFNNLLTPIIAYADMLCYSLRHDDNDRRKAENILSAGHKAKELTQKLLTFGRKQNLLMEPHDLNDIVRSFQDIMRRTIRENIAIGLSLAEPHAFVSVDRGQIEQILLNLLVNAQDAIEGKGEIRIETGHVLLDDEYARLHPGMHSGRHILLAFTDTGCGMSEELAKHVFEPFFTTKPVGHGTGLGLATVYGIVKQHNGYIKMSSKVEVGTAFIIYLPEYVGESSAASLQLPAAADHAASPVFGRKTILLVEDNIMVREMMGEILSSNGYLVLEAESPAIAVSMASAPENHIDLLVSDVIMPEMNGRELYEIISKGHEALPVLFVSGYTSDILDQDKAMVNEISFLPKPFTVEQFLKQVNIMLHQP, encoded by the coding sequence ATGACGGAGTCGCCGTTCCATAAACTCAAGCGGAAAATCCTTGCCGGTGTTGCCACCATTGTCCTTGCGGTGGCCTCTATCTCTGCGTGGAATTTCACTGACGAATACCGGCATACCATTGAGACCGCCAAGCGCATGACCGCCGGGTATGCCAAGGCGTTGGCCGAGCATGCGGAAAGCGCCCTGGCTGAATCAGACCTAGTATTAAAGGGGATAATTCGCGAGACCGCCAGTGACGGCCCGCTTGCTGCCATGGACCAGAAAAGACTTTTCGATGTCATCACCCATTATTCCGAGGGGGCGCCCCAGATCGGCATGGTTTTTCTGGTCAACCGAAACGGCCTGCTCTTCATGAACAGTAATGCGTTTCCACCGAAGCAGGTGGATGTGGCGGATCGGGAATATTTCCGGCATTTTTCAGCGCACCCTGAGACGGATTTATATATTTCCGATCCGCTCTTCAGCAGACTGACCTCTCAATGGCGCTTCAATCTGATGCGTCCCATTCGAGGTAAGGGCAACAACATAGATTCTCTGGTCTCAGTGGGCTTCAATACGGATTATTTCAAGAATTTCTTTCCCCAGGAAAGCATGGGTAAGGAAGGCAGAATCCTGCTGGTAAAAGACGATGGCACACCGATAGTGAATGAGCCTGGGGGAGAGGCTGAATACAAATTCAACTTCGCGAAGACCCCGCTGTTTGTCAAACATTTGCCGCAAGCGCCGGCCGGAACTTATTTCCTGAAAGCCGGCATCATTCATCCGGAACCACGCATTGTCTCCTACCACCGGCTCAAACGATTTCCTGTTATTGCCGTGGTATCGATAGCCAAGAATGAGGTGCTGTCTGCCTGGTATCGCCGCACTGTGTCCACAGTGCTGCTCCTCGCAGCTTTGAGTGCCGCTGCCATCTTTCTGGTTCGGATGCTTTTCAAGCATCTCGATCGACTGCACCTTTCCCAGACAACTATTTCCGATCAGCAGCAACAGCTGAAGACGCGGCTGACCTTGTTGGAGAATATCGCCACCGGTGTCGAACTCCCCACAATCCTGGACCAGGTTGTGTTGATGGTGGAAGCCGAATATCCCGGCTCGCTCTGCTCCATCCTGCTGGCAGACGAGGCCGGTGAGCGGTTGCGGCATGGTGCGGCCCCGAGTCTCCCGGATTTTTACAACAAAGCGGTCGATGGCCTTCCCATCGGGCCTCGCATCGGTTCCTGCGGCACGGCAGCCTACACTAGAAAAAGGGTGGTGGTGGAAAAAATAGAGGGGCATCCCTATTGGAAAGGGTTTGCTCCTGCCGGAGAGGCCGGGTTGAAATCCTGTTGGTCCGAACCTATTATCTCCTCGGCCCATGAGCTTTTGGGCACCTTTGCCATTTACCACCGGGAGGAAAAGTCTCCTGATGACAAGGCGCTTCACCTGATCGAGTCTGCTGCGCACCTGGCTGCCATTGCCATTGGCCGGGTCAGGCAGGAAGAAGCCCGGCAGAAGCTGGAGTCGAAGCTGCTGCATATGCAGAAGATCGAGGCTGTAGGGCAGTTGGCAGGGGGTATTGCCCATGATTTCAATAATCTCCTCACCCCTATCATCGCCTATGCCGACATGCTGTGCTACAGCCTGAGGCATGACGATAACGACCGGAGGAAAGCCGAAAACATCCTTTCCGCCGGTCACAAGGCAAAGGAGTTGACCCAGAAACTGCTTACTTTCGGGCGCAAACAGAACCTTCTCATGGAACCCCATGACCTGAACGATATCGTGCGGTCGTTCCAGGATATCATGCGTCGCACCATCCGGGAGAATATTGCCATCGGTTTAAGCCTTGCCGAACCGCATGCCTTTGTGTCCGTGGATCGAGGCCAGATCGAGCAGATCCTCCTGAACTTGCTGGTCAATGCCCAGGATGCCATCGAGGGGAAAGGGGAGATCAGGATAGAAACCGGTCACGTCTTGCTGGATGACGAATATGCACGGCTGCATCCCGGCATGCATAGCGGGCGCCACATCCTCCTGGCCTTCACCGATACCGGATGCGGCATGTCCGAAGAACTGGCCAAGCATGTGTTTGAGCCGTTTTTCACGACCAAGCCGGTCGGCCACGGCACAGGACTGGGGCTGGCAACGGTGTACGGTATCGTCAAGCAGCATAACGGCTATATCAAGATGTCCAGCAAGGTTGAGGTGGGCACGGCATTCATAATATACCTGCCCGAATACGTTGGCGAGTCGTCTGCTGCCTCCCTGCAGCTGCCGGCAGCGGCAGATCATGCTGCCTCACCGGTGTTCGGCCGCAAAACCATCCTGCTGGTGGAAGATAACATCATGGTTCGGGAAATGATGGGCGAGATCCTGAGCAGCAACGGCTACCTGGTGCTGGAAGCGGAATCCCCAGCTATTGCCGTGTCAATGGCATCTGCTCCGGAAAATCATATCGACCTGCTGGTGTCGGATGTGATCATGCCAGAAATGAACGGCAGGGAACTGTACGAAATAATCAGCAAGGGCCATGAGGCTCTGCCTGTCTTGTTTGTATCCGGCTATACCAGTGACATCCTTGATCAGGACAAAGCGATGGTGAATGAAATCAGCTTCTTGCCAAAGCCATTCACCGTGGAACAGTTTCTGAAGCAGGTCAACATCATGCTTCATCAGCCGTAA